Proteins found in one Pocillopora verrucosa isolate sample1 chromosome 12, ASM3666991v2, whole genome shotgun sequence genomic segment:
- the LOC131796349 gene encoding tubulin polyglutamylase TTLL7-like, translated as MSTDNLTTEIPLSSRTPLGSVTMEDSSHGFNESRPVMTKDNLKLLALSTADNFCEYQGRESEYAASLADECEENLEQTRSMVRARTNHVRNQTVNNSIKKKPQKKRRVTANLAATKYDVVRKVCLQCGMYIARDDDSNSFLIWSDSSVPVEKITELKSFQKINHFPSMGEICGKDNLAWNMAKMQIKSSCRGIQFCSTNLGSPAKYPLPTNISCQ; from the exons ATGAGCACAGACAATTTGACCACGGAGATTCCATTGTCGTCTCGAACGCCTTTGGGTTCTGTAACCATGGAAGACAGCAGCCATGGTTTCAATGAAAGTAGGCCTGTCATGACCAAAGACAACCTTAAATTACTTGCTTTAAGCACTGCTGACAACTTTTGTGAATATCAAGGAAGGGAAAGTGAGTATGCGGCATCTTTGGCCGACGAATGTGAAGAAAACTTGGAACAGACAAGAAGTATGGTACGGGCTCGAACAAACCATGTTCGCAATCAAACAGTAAACAATTCTATCAAGAAGAAACCTCAAAAGAAACGCCGTGTAACggccaatttagctgcaactaagTACGATGTTG TTAGAAAAGTTTGTCTTCAATGTGGAATGTATATTGCAAGGGATGATGACTCAAACAG TTTCCTCATTTGGAGTGATTCATCAGTGCCAGTTGAAAAAATTACAGAACTAAAATCATTTCag AAAATCAACCATTTTCCAAGTATGGGTGAGATTTGTGGGAAGGATAACCTAGCTTGGAATATGGCAAA AATGCAAATTAAGAGCTCATGCAGAGGAATACAGTTTTGTTCTACAAACTTGGGTTCTCCTGCCAAGTATCCTTTACCAACTAATATCTCTTGTCAGTGA